The Arachis hypogaea cultivar Tifrunner chromosome 16, arahy.Tifrunner.gnm2.J5K5, whole genome shotgun sequence genome contains a region encoding:
- the LOC112754469 gene encoding uncharacterized protein isoform X1 gives MWAASCLASCCAACACDACRTVVSGISRRSARIAYCGLFAFSLVVAWILREVAAPLMESLPWINHFKHTPSREWFETDAVLRVSLGNFLFFTILAVLMIGVKNQKDPRDGLHHGGWMMKIICWFLLVIFMFFLPNELISFYETISKFGSGMFLLVQVVLLLDFVHRWNDTWVGYDEQFWFFSYRYVALFVVSLVCYVASFVFSGVLFHFFTPSGQDCGINTFFITMTLLLAFVFAIVALHPAVNGSILPASVISLYCTYLCYSALSSEPRDYECNGLHKHSKAVSTGTLTLGLLTTVLSVVYSAVRAGSSATVLSPPSSPRAGKPLLPLDGKEEIENEKAMPVTYSYAFFHLIFSLASMYSAMLLTGWSTSVGETGKLVDVGWPSVWVRIVTCWATALLYLWSLMAPIMFPEREF, from the exons ATGTGGGCAGCTTCCTGCCTTGCGTCATGCTGTGCCGCGTGCGCATGCGACGCGTGCCGGACGGTCGTTTCGGGAATCAGCCGCCGTTCAGCGAGGATCGCCTACTGCGGCCTGTTCGCCTTCTCCCTCGTCGTCGCATGGATCCTCCGCGAAGTCGCTGCTCCTTTGATGGAGTCTCTTCCTT GGATCAATCACTTTAAACATACCCCTAGCAGAGAATGGTTTGAAACAGATGCAGTTTTGCGAGTTAGCTTGGGGAACTTTCTCTTTTTCACTATTCTAGCAGTTCTAATGATTGGCGTCAAGAACCAGAAGGATCCTCGTGATGGTTTGCATCACGGAGGTTGGAtgatgaaaataatttgttggtTCCTTCTGGTAATCTTTATGTTTTTCCTTCCAAATGAGCTCATCAGCTTTTATG AAACCATATCAAAGTTTGGCTCGGGTATGTTTCTTCTAGTTCAAGTTGTGCTATTGTTAGATTTTGTTCATCGATGGAATGACACCTGGGTTGGATATGATGAACAATTCTG GTTCTTTTCATACAGGTATGTTGCTCTGTTTGTGGTTTCACTTGTTTGTTATGTGGCTTCATTTGTGTTCTCGGGAGTTCTTTTTCACTTCTTCACACCATCTGGACAAGACTGTGGAATCAATACCTTCTTTATTACAATGACCCTCCTTCTTGCATTTGTTTTTGCTATTGTTGCTTTGCACCCTGCG GTAAATGGGAGCATTCTGCCTGCTTCAGTAATTTCATTATACTGTACTTATCTCTGCTATAGTGCATTGTCTAGTGAACCCCGAGATTACGAGTGCAATGGCCTTCACAAACACTCAAAAGCCGTTTCAACTGGCACCCTTACTTTGGGCTTGCTTACGACAGTTCTATCTGTTGTGTATTCTGCTGTGCGTGCTGGATCTTCTGCCACAGTGCTTTCCCCACCAAGCTCTCCTCGTGCTG GGAAGCCTTTGCTTCCGCTGGATGGAAAGGAGGAAATTGAGAATGAGAAAGCAATGCCGGTTACATATTCATATGCCTTTTTCCACTTGATTTTCTCTCTTGCGAGCATGTATTCTGCAATGCTTCTGACAGGTTGGTCAACTTCTGTTGGAGAGACTGGGAAGTTGGTTGATGTCGGGTGGCCTTCTGTGTGGGTTCGGATTGTCACTTGCTGGGCTACTGCCTTGCTCTACTTATGGTCACTTATGGCGCCAATTATGTTCCCAGAAAGGGAGTTTTAA
- the LOC112754469 gene encoding uncharacterized protein isoform X2 has protein sequence MWAASCLASCCAACACDACRTVVSGISRRSARIAYCGLFAFSLVVAWILREVAAPLMESLPWINHFKHTPSREWFETDAVLRVSLGNFLFFTILAVLMIGVKNQKDPRDGLHHGGWMMKIICWFLLVIFMFFLPNELISFYETISKFGSGMFLLVQVVLLLDFVHRWNDTWVGYDEQFWYVALFVVSLVCYVASFVFSGVLFHFFTPSGQDCGINTFFITMTLLLAFVFAIVALHPAVNGSILPASVISLYCTYLCYSALSSEPRDYECNGLHKHSKAVSTGTLTLGLLTTVLSVVYSAVRAGSSATVLSPPSSPRAGKPLLPLDGKEEIENEKAMPVTYSYAFFHLIFSLASMYSAMLLTGWSTSVGETGKLVDVGWPSVWVRIVTCWATALLYLWSLMAPIMFPEREF, from the exons ATGTGGGCAGCTTCCTGCCTTGCGTCATGCTGTGCCGCGTGCGCATGCGACGCGTGCCGGACGGTCGTTTCGGGAATCAGCCGCCGTTCAGCGAGGATCGCCTACTGCGGCCTGTTCGCCTTCTCCCTCGTCGTCGCATGGATCCTCCGCGAAGTCGCTGCTCCTTTGATGGAGTCTCTTCCTT GGATCAATCACTTTAAACATACCCCTAGCAGAGAATGGTTTGAAACAGATGCAGTTTTGCGAGTTAGCTTGGGGAACTTTCTCTTTTTCACTATTCTAGCAGTTCTAATGATTGGCGTCAAGAACCAGAAGGATCCTCGTGATGGTTTGCATCACGGAGGTTGGAtgatgaaaataatttgttggtTCCTTCTGGTAATCTTTATGTTTTTCCTTCCAAATGAGCTCATCAGCTTTTATG AAACCATATCAAAGTTTGGCTCGGGTATGTTTCTTCTAGTTCAAGTTGTGCTATTGTTAGATTTTGTTCATCGATGGAATGACACCTGGGTTGGATATGATGAACAATTCTG GTATGTTGCTCTGTTTGTGGTTTCACTTGTTTGTTATGTGGCTTCATTTGTGTTCTCGGGAGTTCTTTTTCACTTCTTCACACCATCTGGACAAGACTGTGGAATCAATACCTTCTTTATTACAATGACCCTCCTTCTTGCATTTGTTTTTGCTATTGTTGCTTTGCACCCTGCG GTAAATGGGAGCATTCTGCCTGCTTCAGTAATTTCATTATACTGTACTTATCTCTGCTATAGTGCATTGTCTAGTGAACCCCGAGATTACGAGTGCAATGGCCTTCACAAACACTCAAAAGCCGTTTCAACTGGCACCCTTACTTTGGGCTTGCTTACGACAGTTCTATCTGTTGTGTATTCTGCTGTGCGTGCTGGATCTTCTGCCACAGTGCTTTCCCCACCAAGCTCTCCTCGTGCTG GGAAGCCTTTGCTTCCGCTGGATGGAAAGGAGGAAATTGAGAATGAGAAAGCAATGCCGGTTACATATTCATATGCCTTTTTCCACTTGATTTTCTCTCTTGCGAGCATGTATTCTGCAATGCTTCTGACAGGTTGGTCAACTTCTGTTGGAGAGACTGGGAAGTTGGTTGATGTCGGGTGGCCTTCTGTGTGGGTTCGGATTGTCACTTGCTGGGCTACTGCCTTGCTCTACTTATGGTCACTTATGGCGCCAATTATGTTCCCAGAAAGGGAGTTTTAA